One genomic window of Quercus lobata isolate SW786 chromosome 9, ValleyOak3.0 Primary Assembly, whole genome shotgun sequence includes the following:
- the LOC115960607 gene encoding receptor-like protein EIX2, whose translation MIKVMGGRSLKLLFAFLTLFLHLKSALVFTSGVGNGSVLCIEKERQALLEFKKGFVNGNDNKLSLWGSEDEKNCCDWVGVHCNSQTGHVIELDLHFYGLRGMISPSLLELPYLTYLDLSSNDFNQSHIPKFIGSLSNLRHLDLSLSNLNGPIPLELGNLSLLQSLQLGNNYFNQSHIPKFIGSLSNLKDLDLSSANLSGPIPHQLGNLSLLQYLYLHDNDLKIVENLEWLSRLSSIKDLVLSPTNFSVANDWLEVVSHLPKLSKLLLMNCDLPPVTDFSSLPHINFSKSLTTIDLSTNHVTQSIFPWLFNYSTSLVEIYLSENQLGGSIPDASSNMNSLQVLSLYENQLEGGIPKFFGNMCALQTLSIENNKLSGQLAELIHNLSGCVQYSLTWLSLRGNQLKGSVPKSIGNLSALWSLYLGSNLLEGEISDQHFSNLSQLMELSLSDNSLTLKLSNDWVPPFQFKFIDLSSCNLGPDFPKWLSTQQLIEYLDISRNGISDTVPSWFWNHTFGYYYLNLSKNKFLGVNSLLCLSSEPILVNYLDLSNNQLSGDLPNCFMHWPELIVLNLANNNLSGEIPYSIGSLKELTVLDLSNNNFLGELPLSLQNCTMLSFINLRDNSFSGKLPAWMGESLLSLVILDLHSNKFHGCIPLQLCRLVHIQFFDFSQNNISGNIPRCLYNLTAMAFKNANNKRTTIDLSAYMDGTQVIFKLFDGDNYVFDTNVSWKGHSYIYGKNFGEMRSIDLSSNKLTGEIPAEIFSLTELKALNLAGNMLTGLIPQGIGHLKQLESLDLSRNQLFGSIPTSIADLNFLSFLNLSYNKLSGRIPSGTQIQIANPSGFIGNLALCGPPLTPKCPGDAEPNVESPKGGSKTNQEDEDEFLKCLYIGMGLGFMVGFWGVCGSLMLNRSWRHLYFRTTSNLNDWLYVAMIVNIARLQRMFHG comes from the coding sequence ATGATAAAGGTCATGGGTGGAAGGTCCCTAAAACTTCTCTTTGCGTTTTTAACGCTTTTCCTACATTTGAAATCAGCCCTTGTATTCACTTCAGGTGTTGGAAATGGCAGCGTTTTGTGCATAGAGAAGGAGAGACAAGCCCTCCTTGAGTTCAAAAAAGGCTTTGTTAATGGCAACGACAACAAGCTCTCTTTGTGGGGGAGTGAAGATGAAAAGAATTGCTGCGATTGGGTCGGAGTTCACTGCAACAGCCAAACAGGCCATGTAATTGAGCTAGACCTTCATTTCTATGGTTTGCGAGGTATGATTAGTCCTTCATTACTTGAGTTGCCTTATTTGACTTATCTGGATCTCAGTTCCAATGATTTTAATCAAAGCCATATTCCAAAGTTTATCGGTTCTCTCAGTAACTTAAGACACCTCGATCTCTCTTTGTCCAATCTCAATGGGCCAATTCCACTTGAACTTGGAAATCTTTCACTCTTGCAATCTCTTCAACTcggtaataattattttaatcagAGTCATATTCCAAAGTTTATTGGTTCTCTCAGTAATTTAAAAGACCTCGATCTCTCTTCGGCCAATCTCAGTGGGCCAATTCCACATCAACTTGGAAACCTCTCACTCTTGCAATATCTCTATCTCCATGATaatgatttgaaaattgttGAAAATCTCGAATGGCTTTCTCGCCTGTCTTCAATAAAAGACCTTGTCCTAAGTCCCACAAATTTCAGTGTAGCCAATGATTGGCTGGAAGTTGTGAGTCATCTCCCTAAACTATCaaagttgttattgatgaacTGTGATCTTCCTCCCGTCACTGATTTCTCGTCTCTCCCCCATATCAACTTCTCTAAATCTCTCACTACAATAGATCTTTCTACTAACCATGTCACTCAATCAATATTTCCGTGGTTGTTCAACTACAGTACGAGCTTGGTTGAGATTTACCTCTCTGAAAACCAGTTAGGAGGTTCAATTCCAGATGCTTCCAGTAACATGAATTCTCTTCAAGTTCTCTCTCTTTATGAGAATCAACTTGAAGGAGGCATTCCAAAATTCTTTGGTAATATGTGTGCTTTACAGACTTTGTCTATAGAGAACAACAAACTGAGTGGACAACTGGCAGAGCTCATCCATAACTTGTCTGGGTGTGTGCAATACTCATTAACGTGGTTGTCTTTACGTGGGAATCAATTGAAGGGGTCAGTGCCTAAAAGCATCGGAAACCTATCTGCGCTATGGAGTTTGTATCTTGGTTCCAATCTTTTGGAAGGTGAAATCTCAGACCAACATTTTTCAAATCTTTCCCAATTAATGGAATTATCGTTATCTGATAATTCTTTGACTTTAAAATTAAGCAATGATTGGGTGCCCCCTTTCCAATTCAAATTTATAGATTTGTCATCTTGTAACTTGGGTCCTGATTTCCCAAAATGGTTAAGTACTCAACAACTAATTGAATACCTCGATATCTCCCGTAACGGAATTTCAGATACCGTCCCTTCATGGTTTTGGAACCACACTTTTGggtattattatttaaatctctccaaaaataaatttttggggGTAAATTCTCTTCTATGCTTGAGTTCGGAGCCAATCTTGGTTAATTACCTTGATCTCTCAAACAACCAGCTATCTGGAGACCTCCCTAATTGTTTCATGCATTGGCCTGAATTAATAGTTCTAAATTTGGCCAACAATAATTTGTCAGGAGAAATTCCCTACTCTATAGGCTCTTTGAAAGAGCTTACGGTATTAGATCTGAGCAACAACAACTTCTTGGGAGAATTGCCATTGTCATTACAAAATTGCACAATGTTGTCATTTATAAATCTAAGAGACAATTCATTTTCGGGAAAACTACCAGCTTGGATGGGAGAAAGCCTGTTATCTTTGGTCATTCTTGACCTTCACTCCAATAAGTTTCATGGATGCATACCACTGCAACTATGCCGGTTAGTgcatattcaattttttgacttctctcaaaataatatttcagGAAATATTCCACGATGCCTTTATAATTTGACTGCCATGGCttttaaaaatgcaaataataaGAGAACTACTATAGATTTGTCGGCATATATGGATGGCACTCAAGTTATATTTAAACTTTTTGATGGGGACAATTATGTTTTCGATACAAATGTTAGTTGGAAAGGACACTCTTACATCTATGGAAAGAATTTTGGAGAGATGAGAAGTATTGATCTCTCAAGTAATAAATTAACCGGTGAAATTCCAGCAgaaattttcagccttacagaATTGAAAGCATTGAACTTAGCAGGAAACATGTTGACAGGACTAATTCCTCAAGGGATTGGTCATTTGAAACAGTTAGAATCCTTGGATTTGTCGAGAAATCAACTTTTTGGTTCAATTCCTACTAGCATTGCTGATCTTAATTTTCTGAGTTTCCTGAACTTGTCATATAACAAATTGTCGGGAAGAATTCCATCAGGCACTCAAATCCAGATCGCTAACCCTTCTGGATTCATTGGCAATCTTGCACTCTGTGGCCCTCCACTTACACCGAAGTGTCCAGGAGATGCGGAACCAAATGTTGAGTCACCTAAAGGCGGTAGTAAAACCAatcaagaagatgaagatgaattcCTGAAATGTCTTTATATTGGTATGGGGCTTGGATTCATGGTGGGGTTTTGGGGAGTTTGTGGCTCTTTGATGTTGAACCGTTCCTGGAGACATCTATATTTCCGGACGACAAGCAACTTGAATGATTGGCTCTATGTGGCAATGATAGTGAATATTGCAAGATTGCAAAGGATGTTTCATGGCTAA